The Thunnus thynnus chromosome 2, fThuThy2.1, whole genome shotgun sequence genome includes a region encoding these proteins:
- the niban2b gene encoding protein Niban 2b has translation MGDVISSHLDEAKREIITAQTGEVMGEFGCLYEQQYAVALFNKVRFDIEGGGGPQPQLLHRKIPLENKSIFSGSLFQYLEENKKWRNRFLFVPDSYNINYFDSKASHDRHLHPKGTINCAGYKVLTSMEQYLDLISSSLPGVKAKVGSSPFLKCATQFPLILWHPYARHYYFCVVTEKEQQKWHAVLQDCVRHANDGLSEENKIQTPAFTDAVRLYRQAKGHYGTWEMMCGVQSQILSNLVMEGLLPELRELISPRLKGKLHERQRNWMLISDAVYSLVQEQCQAQYEVVVQKCEASHPLLEASIRTDMDQIITSKEHVTNKIRAVVLPKAEKLLKVSIQPYISSILDALMEPTSRGFSEVRDVFFRELVDMSKNTLNEGTKETVAQHMEKISMLAFHPVKMQSCYEKVEQLTLEGLQQRFDVSSPSVFVQRAQILMREQMDDAVYTFEQILHQSLESQGTEELCKTIQRCQDRVIKKFDYDSSTVRKRFFREALLQIFIPYMLKQLSPSCASELPRFQELIFEDFSRFILVENIFEEVVLHSVMKDIMMAVKEAAVQRRHNLYRDSIVLSNSDPSLHLLGENPSIDWAGEYGGAQEEAERAEEDAEGDSQGEDGESQKRRRMKQVVSMIQVEGSPVLPSESCMEVPGIDNIPEEGGEEEEEEEEEEEEEENSSPDQNRSASPKATENPPDLSNGLVLKEEEAKPEEQDKEVVQLKGESDTAAEEKGQCDDSQPAVEQQPPTNQEMSEEALPMPPPPEEIPPEATAEFPPPPYDDSGFQSPTSDGAEEEVEVASSKETLQPAEAEVEKSVATAPQAETKTSDS, from the exons CTCAGACCGGGGAGGTGATGGGGGAGTTTGGGTGTCTGTATGAGCAGCAGTATGCAGTGGCTCTCTTCAACAAGGTTCGCTTTGACATAGAGGGTGGAGGCGGGCCGCAGCCCCAGCTACTACACCGCAAG ATCCCTCTGGAGAACAAGTCCATCTTCTCTGGCTCACTCTTTCAGTACCTAGAGGAGAACAAGAAATGGAGGAACCGCTTCCTGTTTGTCCCAGACTCCTACAACATCAACTACTTTGACAGCAAAGCg TCCCATGACAGACACCTCCATCCCAAAGGAACCATCAACTGCGCTGGCTACAAAGTGCTGACATCTATGGAGCAATACCTAGATCTGATCAGCAGCAGCCTgccag GTGTGAAAGCCAAGGTGGGAAGTTCACCCTTCCTTAAGTGTGCCACCCAGTTTCCTCTGATCCTCTGGCACCCGTACGCCCGTCACTACTACTTCTGCGTTGTAACGGAGAAAGAGCAACAGAAGTGGCACGCTGTCCTCCAGGACTGTGTCCGACACGCCAACGATG GTTTGTCAGAGGAGAATAAAATCCAAACACCAGCCTTCACCGATGCTGTACGACTCTACCGCCAAGCTAAAGGGCACTATGGCACCTGGGAAATGATGTGTGGTGTACAGTCACAG ATCCTGTCTAACCTGGTCATGGAAGGTCTTCTCCCAGAGCTGAGGGAGCTCATCTCCCCTCGACTCAAAGGCAAACTGCATGAGAGGCAGAGGAACTGGATGCTG ATCAGTGATGCGGTGTACAGCCTGGTGCAGGAACAGTGCCAGGCCCAGTACGAGGTGGTGGTACAGAAGTGTGAGGCGAGCCACCCCTTGCTGGAGGCTTCTATTCGCACAGACATGGACCAGATCATCACCTCCAAGGAGCACGTCACCAACAAGATCCGAG CGGTGGTCCTCCCCAAGGctgagaagctgctgaaagtgAGCATCCAGCCCTACATCAGCTCCATCCTGGACGCCCTGATGGAGCCGACCAGCCGAGGCTTCTCTGAGGTCCGCGATGTCTTCTTCAGGGAGCTGGTGGACATGAGCAAGAACACGCTCAATGAGGGCACTAAGGAGACCGTGGCACAG CACATGGAGAAGATCTCCATGCTGGCATTCCACCCGGTGAAGATGCAGAGCTGCTATGAGAAGGTAGAGCAGCTGACTCTGGAGGGTCTGCAGCAGAGGTTTGATGTCTCCAGCCCCTCAGTGTTCGTCCAGAGGGCCCAGATCCTCATGAGAGAG caaATGGATGATGCAGTTTATACCTTTGAGCAGATTCTTCACCAGAGTTTAGAGTCTCAGGGTACAGAGGAGCTGTGTAAGACCATCCAGCGCTGCCAGGACAGAGTCATTAAg AAATTTGACTATGACAGCAGCACAGTGAGAAAGCGTTTCTTCCGCGAGGCTCTCCTCCAGATATTCATCCCTTACATGCTGAAGCAGCTCAGCCCTTCCTGTGCCTCG GAGCTGCCACGCTTCCAGGAGCTGATCTTTGAGGACTTTTCCCGTTTCATCCTGGTGGAGAACATCTTTGAGGAGGTGGTGCTGCACTCGGTCATGAAGGACATCATGATGG CTGTGAAGGAGGCGGCAGTCCAGAGGAGACATAACCTGTACAGGGACAGCATCGTCCTCAGCAACAGCGACCCCAGCCTGCACCTGCTGGGAGAAAACCCGTCCATCGACTGGGCTGGGGAGTACGGAGGAGCCCAGGAGGAGGcagaaagagcagaggaggacgCTGAGGGTGACAGCCAGGGTGAAGATGGGGAGTcccagaagaggaggaggatgaagcaGGTCGTGTCCATGATCCAGGTGGAAGGCTCCCCGGTCCTGCCCAGTGAGTCGTGCATGGAGGTGCCTGGTATTGACAACATCCCAGAGGAGGgcggcgaggaggaggaggaggaggaggaggaggaggaggaggaggagaactcGTCTCCTGACCAGAATAGATCTGCAAGTCCCAAAGCCACAGAGAATCCTCCAGACCTATCAAATGGTTTGGTCTtgaaggaagaggaggccaAACCAGAGGAGCAGGACAAAGAAGTAGTCCAGCTGAAGGGTGAATCAGACACAGCTGCAGAGGAGAAGGGTCAGTGCGATGACAGCCAGCCGGCAGTGGAGCAACAACCACCCACCAATCAGGAGATGTCAGAGGAGGCGCTGCCAATGCCACCTCCTCCTGAGGAAATTCCCCCAGAGGCCACAGCTGAATTCCCTCCGCCTCCTTATGACGACAGTGGCTTCCAGTCTCCCACCAGTGACGGGGCGGAGGAGGAGGTTGAGGTGGCCTCTAGCAAAGAGACCCTGCAGCCAGCAGAGGCAGAAGTGGAGAAGAGTGTTGCCACAGCCCCACAAGCTGAAACCAAAACCAGTGACTCCTAG
- the LOC137190821 gene encoding cilia- and flagella-associated protein 58-like: MDKNTVQKRLTAKLIAVERSLKKDKAKEEQAKNDELAQKKEGDTLFRVQVLLKEKNKFKKQVEGLAHCVKELEGQKRAADKIINEQRELLKRIDKENKQLHDDNASLKEQVTHGINVENVMRREKEAFQNEQKKREKSLENVRRYKKKIDDGKLEIHKRDKQIKVITYEKEKLFQKNVELQERICCLEDDKSSLAAKIVQLEEKVEKQYNSIEYVKMKLNKVNNKKTQLEDKCDKDTRIIKNREDEVTNSRLLVHESEKKMRQQKVQTEAAVGEIMLLQKNLDKVNLEIEDKNKTIKKLTDGIRSRGTELNRKNQELETVQRSEKCLQNRVIVMEKQLTEIKQTHEELVVSADREQSRLRKELDHVTEERDIFIKKSTYSDNMVLQQQLKMDQQKHAEETLKQELKDCEIKFNQYQAELDHLNLELSISRHNELTLMRKVASLQLKNPQDNNVSDIMRLQQLHDYNSQLMKNLERMSAKLAEKDKEIANLKSMLARRPDDATQKFQESQRAIRELKDKLKASTAEAWVFMDKYSTVTEENNRLKGELKELYIRDKSSNKPLPPISKKSQLHSEKKP; encoded by the coding sequence atggacaaaaacacagtgCAGAAAAGACTGACTGCAAAACTCATTGCAGTTGAGAGGTCtttgaaaaaagacaaagctAAAGAAGAGCAGGCCAAAAATGATGAACTGGCCCAGAAGAAAGAGGGTGACACTTTGTTTAGGGTGCAGGTtcttctaaaagaaaaaaataagtttaaaaaacagGTTGAAGGGTTGGCTCACTGCGTAAAAGAGCTCGAGGGGCAGAAGAGGGCTgcagataaaataattaatgaacAGAGAGAGCTGTTAAAAAGGattgacaaagaaaacaaacagttacACGATGACAATGCTTCATTAAAAGAACAAGTAACACACGGCATCAACGTTGAAAATGTAATGCGCCGTGAGAAAGAAGCATTTcagaatgaacaaaaaaaaagagagaagtcgTTAGAAAACGTTCGaagatacaaaaagaaaattgatgATGGTAAGCTAGAAATAcataaaagagacaaacaaattaaagtaataacatatgagaaagaaaaactttttcagaaaaatgtggAACTCCAAGAAAGGATATGCTGTCTAGAGGATGACAAATCTTCCTTAGCAGCGAAAATAGTACAGCTAGAGGAAAAGGTAGAAAAACAGTACAACAGCATTGAATATGTCAAAATGAAGCTGAACAAggtcaacaataaaaaaactcaACTTGAAGATAAGTGCGACAAAGACACTCGGATCATAAAGAACAGAGAAGACGAGGTGACCAATAGTAGACTTTTGGTTCATGAGTCAGAGAAGAAGATGAGGCAGCAAAAAGTGCAGACCGAAGCTGCCGTGGGTGAGATCATGCTGCTACAGAAAAACTTGGACAAGGTTAATTTGGAAATAgaagacaagaacaaaacaattaaaaagctAACTGATGGAATCAGAAGCCGGGGTACTGAGCTTAACAGGAAGAACCAAGAGCTGGAAACTGTTCAGAGAAgtgagaaatgtttgcagaacAGGGTGATAGTCATGGAGAAGcaactgacagaaataaagcaaacacaTGAAGAATTAGTAGTTTCAGCTGATAGGGAACAGAGCCGGCTGAGGAAAGAATTGGACCATGTGACTGAAGAAAGGgacatatttataaaaaagtCAACTTACAGCGATAACATGGtattgcagcagcagctgaagatGGACCAACAGAAACATGCAGAGGAGACGCTAAAACAAGAGCTCAAAGACTGCGAAATAAAATTCAACCAGTACCAGGCAGAGCTTGATCACTTGAATCTTGAGTTATCGATCAGTAGACATAATGAGCTGACACTTATGAGGAAGGTCGCAAGTTTGCAGTTAAAGAATCCGCAAGACAATAATGTTAGTGACATTATGCGCCTTCAGCAGCTCCATGACTACAACTCCCAGTTGATGAAGAATCTTGAGCGCATGTCGGCTAAGTTGGCGGAGAAAGACAAGGAGATTGCCAATTTGAAGAGCATGTTGGCTCGGCGGCCAGATGATGCAACCCAGAAGTTCCAAGAGAGTCAGAGGGCGATCAGAGAGCTTAAAGATAAGTTAAAGGCATCGACGGCAGAAGCCTGGGTATTCATGGATAAGTACTCTACTGTGACAGAGGAGAACAATAGGCTGAAAGGTGAGTTAAAGGAATTGTATATTAGAGACAAATCAAGTAACAAACCTTTGCCTCCTATTTCCAAAAAGTCCCAGCTCCACTCTGAGAAGAAGCCATAG